One genomic window of Ruegeria sp. THAF33 includes the following:
- a CDS encoding arylsulfatase: MSCMSLSAHAQTEAPPGSPGATTTIDGRQLPPPPASFGGKIEPQALKSTEYWPPKVVPPERAPNILLIILDDAGFGIPSTFGGVIPTDTMDELAAEGLSFTNIHSTALCSPTRAALITGRNHHSVGFGVISEQSTGYPGYNSIIPENKATIGKILSENGYATSWFGKNHNTPAFAASQSGPFDKWPTGLGFEYFYGFVGGDANQWQPNLFRNTTQIYPYDGNPEWNMITGMAEDAIQHITRLHQIDPEKPFFVKYAPGATHAPHHPTKEWVEKIEAMNLFDDGYEALRQTIFENQKKLGLVPQDATLTPWPADKIKPWDQLTDDEKKLFVRQVEVFAAYAAYTDHEIGRVIDAIGDLGRLDDTLVMYINGDNGTSAEGGPMGTPNEVAWFNGISAMPAKTQLQWYDEWGTEETYNHMSAGWSWAFDTPFDYFKQNANRLGGVRQNMVVTWPNGIADKGGKRDQFMHVIDVVPTILEVAGITEPEEVDGIVQSPIEGTSFAYTFDKANSDAPSRHRTQYFEMMGQWALYHEGWFLSTKVNRMPWETPKTPNPDPLNNQEFELYDLRTDINQQKNVAKDHPEKVTELKAIFIEEAKKYQVFPLDASVTTRLAKPRPSITAGRTEFVYTQPMIGVPQGDSPSILNSSYTFTAEIEVPEGGAEGMIVTSGGRFAGYGFYLKDGKPTFTWNMLNLERIQWQGDDALTPGKHTVEFDFKYDGLGDGTLAYGDASGIGQSGTGTLSVNGKVVATKKMKNTIPVILQWDESFDIGQDTLTGVYDNDYKPPFNLTAKLDKLTLKIERPELSDADKKRLEDAMHRASD, encoded by the coding sequence ATGTCTTGTATGAGTCTGAGTGCCCATGCACAGACCGAGGCGCCGCCTGGGTCACCAGGTGCCACGACAACAATTGATGGCAGGCAATTGCCGCCGCCACCTGCGAGTTTCGGTGGCAAGATTGAGCCACAGGCGCTCAAATCTACCGAATATTGGCCGCCCAAAGTGGTGCCGCCAGAGCGCGCGCCGAACATTCTGCTGATTATCCTTGATGACGCAGGGTTTGGCATTCCGAGTACTTTTGGCGGTGTCATCCCCACAGATACAATGGATGAACTGGCTGCCGAAGGTCTGAGTTTTACCAACATCCACTCTACTGCGCTTTGCTCGCCTACGCGCGCGGCTCTGATCACGGGCCGCAACCACCATTCGGTAGGTTTTGGCGTGATTTCGGAACAGTCTACTGGCTATCCGGGCTACAACAGCATCATCCCCGAAAACAAGGCGACGATCGGCAAAATTCTGTCGGAGAACGGATACGCAACATCGTGGTTCGGCAAGAACCATAACACACCCGCCTTTGCCGCCAGTCAGTCGGGCCCTTTCGATAAATGGCCGACGGGCCTGGGCTTTGAATACTTCTACGGGTTTGTCGGAGGCGACGCGAACCAATGGCAACCAAACCTGTTTCGCAACACGACCCAGATTTACCCCTACGACGGCAATCCGGAGTGGAACATGATCACAGGTATGGCCGAAGATGCGATCCAGCATATTACGCGGCTGCATCAGATCGACCCTGAGAAACCTTTCTTTGTAAAATACGCTCCTGGTGCGACCCACGCACCGCATCACCCAACAAAGGAGTGGGTCGAAAAGATCGAGGCGATGAACCTCTTTGACGACGGCTATGAGGCGCTGCGTCAGACGATCTTTGAAAACCAGAAGAAACTCGGCCTTGTGCCACAGGACGCAACCCTCACGCCATGGCCTGCGGACAAAATCAAACCGTGGGATCAACTGACTGACGATGAAAAGAAGCTTTTTGTCAGACAGGTTGAGGTCTTTGCAGCCTATGCCGCCTATACCGACCACGAAATCGGCCGCGTTATTGACGCGATTGGTGATCTGGGGCGGTTGGACGACACGCTGGTAATGTACATCAACGGTGACAACGGAACATCCGCCGAAGGCGGTCCAATGGGCACGCCGAATGAGGTTGCCTGGTTCAACGGTATCTCCGCAATGCCTGCCAAAACCCAACTGCAATGGTATGATGAGTGGGGTACCGAAGAGACCTACAACCACATGTCGGCAGGCTGGTCATGGGCCTTTGATACGCCGTTTGACTACTTCAAGCAGAATGCCAACCGGCTTGGCGGCGTGCGCCAGAACATGGTCGTGACATGGCCCAACGGGATCGCCGACAAGGGCGGCAAGCGCGACCAGTTCATGCATGTGATCGACGTGGTGCCGACCATCCTTGAGGTTGCAGGTATTACCGAACCTGAAGAGGTGGATGGCATCGTTCAGTCCCCGATCGAAGGCACCAGCTTTGCCTATACCTTCGACAAGGCGAACTCAGATGCCCCCAGCCGTCACCGGACACAGTATTTCGAGATGATGGGCCAATGGGCACTTTATCACGAGGGCTGGTTCCTGAGCACCAAGGTCAATCGGATGCCATGGGAAACCCCCAAGACACCGAACCCCGACCCGCTGAACAATCAGGAGTTCGAGCTTTATGATCTCAGAACGGATATAAACCAGCAAAAGAACGTGGCCAAAGATCATCCTGAGAAGGTCACAGAACTGAAAGCGATCTTCATTGAAGAAGCCAAAAAGTATCAGGTCTTCCCGCTGGATGCATCCGTAACAACGCGTCTTGCCAAGCCACGTCCGAGCATCACGGCAGGTCGGACCGAGTTTGTCTATACACAACCCATGATCGGTGTGCCTCAGGGCGACTCTCCCAGTATCTTGAATTCGTCCTATACGTTCACGGCCGAGATCGAGGTGCCTGAAGGCGGCGCGGAGGGTATGATCGTGACGTCTGGCGGCAGGTTCGCGGGCTACGGGTTCTACCTCAAAGACGGCAAGCCGACTTTCACTTGGAACATGCTCAATCTTGAGCGCATCCAGTGGCAGGGTGACGACGCTTTGACACCAGGAAAACATACCGTCGAGTTCGATTTCAAATATGACGGATTGGGTGACGGAACGCTGGCCTATGGCGACGCCAGTGGCATCGGACAGAGCGGCACCGGCACCCTGAGCGTGAATGGCAAGGTTGTTGCGACCAAGAAGATGAAGAACACGATCCCGGTCATTCTGCAATGGGATGAGTCGTTCGACATCGGGCAGGATACGCTAACAGGTGTCTACGACAACGACTACAAACCGCCCTTCAACCTGACTGCAAAGCTGGACAAACTGACGTTGAAAATCGAACGGCCGGAACTCTCGGACGCCGATAAGAAACGGTTGGAAGACGCAATGCATCGCGCGAGCGACTAA